A part of Paraburkholderia largidicola genomic DNA contains:
- a CDS encoding porin, with protein sequence MSANKIKKKAAAAAVSAALFSLATGAHAQSSVTMYGELDTGLAYISNAGGHSQYKATSGLVDGSYWGLQGIEDLGGGYRAIFRLERGFSVTSGEMFNDHPYYVGLGSEQAGTLTLGHQYDLVHDYFAPFTLTGGTGGTAFAHPFDNDNANNTYLAANSVKYASPSFGGLTVGGMYAFSNAAGQFANNRAYSFGMNYAAGALNAGAAYLHANGRGNSSTGAYEAVVLPSATDVFDAAVQTQNTYGVGISYAIGDFTMAAAWSRSTFTGVTVLDTGGVAPSVGFSNYEVNGVYQLTPTVALAGSYTYTKGSTSHWHNGGVQADYQFSKRTDTYLEAIYQRSSSGAPAVINSADPSSSHNQVLIGAGLRHRF encoded by the coding sequence ATGTCCGCGAACAAGATCAAAAAGAAAGCCGCCGCGGCCGCCGTGAGCGCTGCGCTCTTCTCGCTCGCCACGGGCGCACACGCGCAAAGCAGTGTCACGATGTATGGCGAGCTCGACACGGGCCTCGCATATATCAGCAACGCCGGCGGGCATTCGCAATACAAGGCGACGTCGGGTCTCGTCGACGGCAGCTATTGGGGCTTGCAGGGTATCGAGGATCTGGGCGGCGGTTATCGCGCGATCTTCCGGCTCGAACGCGGCTTTTCGGTGACCTCGGGCGAGATGTTCAACGACCACCCCTACTACGTCGGGCTCGGCAGCGAGCAGGCGGGCACGCTGACGCTCGGCCATCAGTACGATCTCGTTCACGACTATTTCGCGCCGTTCACGCTGACGGGCGGCACAGGCGGCACCGCGTTCGCCCATCCGTTCGACAACGACAACGCGAACAACACCTATCTCGCGGCGAACTCGGTCAAGTATGCGAGCCCGTCGTTCGGCGGCTTGACGGTCGGCGGCATGTACGCGTTTTCGAACGCAGCCGGGCAGTTTGCGAACAACCGTGCGTACAGCTTCGGCATGAACTACGCGGCGGGCGCGCTGAATGCGGGCGCCGCGTATCTGCACGCGAACGGGCGTGGCAATTCGTCGACGGGCGCGTATGAGGCTGTCGTGCTGCCCAGCGCCACGGATGTCTTCGACGCCGCCGTGCAGACGCAGAACACCTACGGCGTCGGCATCAGTTACGCGATCGGCGACTTCACGATGGCAGCGGCGTGGTCACGCTCCACGTTCACCGGCGTGACCGTGCTCGACACGGGCGGCGTGGCGCCGTCCGTCGGCTTTTCCAATTACGAAGTCAACGGCGTCTACCAGCTGACGCCGACCGTTGCGCTGGCAGGCTCGTACACGTACACGAAGGGATCCACCTCGCACTGGCACAACGGCGGCGTGCAGGCCGACTACCAGTTTTCGAAGCGCACGGACACCTATCTGGAAGCGATCTATCAGCGCTCGTCGTCGGGCGCGCCGGCCGTCATCAATTCGGCCGACCCTTCATCGAGCCACAATCAGGTGCTGATCGGCGCGGGCCTGCGGCACAGGTTCTGA
- a CDS encoding putative bifunctional diguanylate cyclase/phosphodiesterase → MPTSLTLKWRRALHRHGEDGSHQDQHFLALLLDAWSNRRPAGPFGFTVSVATGIGAGAASIALQMALRGPASAPFSLQIAVGATVGAIAMIATRQRFAAQKARQAATTALASSFLDASRDCVKLLDLQGHMLRINDYGATLMEATSPVQLAGADWLGFWKGDDNDAATAAFRSALNGTPASFRGVCTTTTGQPKWWDSQLIPVKDHAGKVVAVVCASLDITSQTQLLQQLRAKSELMSEMEAHVKLVFFSYSANFEYFHYITAGSSNVFGVEPDEFMRNPHVWRDMVVPEDRAALHAEMARIMAESSEGRAQYRIRKADGSVRWLRSTGYPVLDDKGNVLRIVGITEDVTIEQERVAELDRLAYTDSLTGLANRAALLREIASRCAAGQPFGLMFVDLDRFKVLNDTLGHLAADHLLRNVAGVIRRSLPGDAYVARLGGDEFAVLIRSVVDKAGLETQAKALLGGLSENRLQDSAGAFITASIGISIYPEHGSGHDALLSSADVAMYAAKKTGRNGYQFAGEEAARTIGDFELERDVPEALKTNQFFLHFQTIHEPHSLAVHSAEALIRWQHPRRGRISPGDFIPLLEETGFVEDVGVWVLDNALRQLAAWRQAGSMNLGVSVNVSARQLGSEQIVREVDRALKQYGIPPGKLEIELTETALMKNPKQAQKSIVELKRLGVRIAIDDFGTGYSSLMYLADFEPHTLKIDQHFTSKIEHDPTTQTIVEGVIGLAHKLGIQVIAEGVEEAAQLEILRRVNCDYVQGFLLSRPQPPEGLITPA, encoded by the coding sequence ATGCCGACGAGCCTCACATTGAAATGGCGCCGTGCGCTTCACCGGCACGGCGAAGACGGGTCGCACCAGGACCAGCACTTTCTCGCCCTGCTGCTCGACGCATGGTCGAACCGCCGCCCGGCCGGCCCGTTCGGCTTCACGGTCAGCGTCGCCACGGGGATCGGCGCGGGTGCGGCGAGCATCGCGTTGCAAATGGCGCTGCGCGGGCCGGCGAGCGCGCCGTTCAGCCTGCAGATCGCCGTCGGCGCGACGGTGGGCGCCATCGCGATGATCGCGACGCGTCAGCGCTTCGCCGCGCAAAAAGCGCGACAGGCGGCGACGACGGCGCTTGCCAGTTCGTTTCTCGATGCGAGCCGTGATTGCGTCAAGCTGCTCGACCTGCAAGGGCACATGCTGCGCATCAACGACTACGGCGCGACGCTGATGGAAGCCACGTCGCCCGTGCAGCTCGCAGGCGCAGACTGGCTCGGCTTCTGGAAAGGCGACGACAATGACGCCGCGACGGCCGCATTCAGAAGCGCGCTGAACGGCACACCCGCCTCGTTTCGCGGCGTTTGCACGACGACGACGGGCCAGCCTAAGTGGTGGGATTCGCAACTCATTCCCGTGAAAGACCATGCCGGCAAGGTCGTCGCCGTGGTCTGCGCGTCGCTCGACATCACGAGCCAGACGCAACTGCTCCAGCAACTGCGTGCGAAAAGCGAGCTGATGTCGGAGATGGAAGCGCACGTCAAGCTCGTGTTCTTCTCGTACAGCGCGAACTTCGAATATTTCCATTACATCACGGCGGGTTCGTCGAACGTGTTCGGCGTCGAGCCGGACGAGTTCATGCGCAACCCGCACGTCTGGCGCGACATGGTCGTGCCGGAAGACCGCGCCGCGCTGCACGCGGAAATGGCGCGCATCATGGCCGAATCGTCGGAAGGCCGCGCGCAGTACCGGATCAGAAAAGCCGACGGCTCGGTGCGCTGGCTGCGCAGCACGGGCTACCCCGTGCTCGACGACAAAGGCAATGTGCTGCGCATCGTCGGCATTACGGAAGACGTGACGATCGAGCAGGAGCGCGTCGCGGAACTGGACCGCCTCGCCTATACCGATTCGCTCACGGGTCTCGCGAACCGTGCCGCTCTGCTGCGCGAAATCGCAAGCCGCTGTGCCGCGGGACAGCCGTTCGGCCTGATGTTCGTCGATCTCGACCGCTTCAAGGTGCTCAACGACACGCTCGGCCATCTCGCCGCCGATCATCTGCTGCGCAACGTCGCCGGCGTCATTCGCCGCTCGCTGCCGGGCGACGCGTATGTCGCGCGTCTGGGCGGCGACGAGTTCGCGGTGCTGATCCGCAGCGTGGTCGACAAGGCGGGGCTCGAAACGCAGGCGAAGGCGCTGCTCGGCGGGCTGTCGGAGAACCGGCTGCAGGACAGCGCGGGCGCGTTCATCACGGCGTCGATCGGCATCTCGATCTATCCGGAACACGGCAGCGGCCACGACGCGCTGCTGTCGAGCGCCGACGTCGCCATGTACGCCGCGAAGAAAACCGGTCGCAACGGCTACCAGTTCGCGGGCGAGGAGGCGGCGCGGACCATCGGCGACTTCGAACTCGAGCGCGACGTGCCCGAGGCGCTGAAAACCAACCAGTTCTTCCTGCACTTCCAGACCATTCACGAGCCGCATTCGCTCGCGGTACATAGCGCGGAAGCGCTGATCCGCTGGCAACACCCCAGGCGAGGCAGGATTTCACCGGGCGATTTCATTCCGCTGCTCGAAGAAACTGGCTTCGTCGAGGACGTCGGCGTCTGGGTGCTCGACAACGCGCTGCGCCAGCTCGCCGCGTGGCGTCAGGCGGGGTCGATGAATCTGGGCGTGTCGGTGAACGTGTCGGCGCGACAACTGGGCAGCGAGCAGATCGTGCGCGAGGTGGACCGCGCGCTCAAGCAGTACGGCATTCCGCCCGGCAAGCTCGAAATCGAGCTGACGGAAACCGCGCTGATGAAGAACCCGAAGCAGGCGCAAAAGTCGATCGTCGAACTGAAGCGGCTCGGCGTACGCATCGCCATCGACGATTTCGGCACCGGCTACTCGAGCCTCATGTATCTCGCCGATTTCGAGCCGCACACGCTGAAGATCGACCAGCATTTCACGTCGAAGATCGAGCACGATCCGACGACGCAAACCATCGTCGAAGGCGTCATCGGCCTGGCGCACAAGTTGGGCATCCAGGTGATCGCGGAAGGCGTCGAGGAGGCCGCGCAGCTGGAGATTCTGCGTCGGGTCAACTGCGACTATGTGCAGGGCTTTCTGCTCAGCCGGCCGCAGCCGCCCGAAGGGCTGATCACGCCGGCGTGA